A genomic window from Variovorax paradoxus includes:
- a CDS encoding aromatic-ring-hydroxylating dioxygenase subunit beta, which produces MTDPRDFVAHEAALLDERRLDDWLALFAEDGHYWVPLLGAAQADPFSHNSLAYEDRLLLQLRVDRLKNPRAHSQHPASHSQHVLQPSRIEREEGDEAWLRTPFLYVEARGENQILLSGTARHHLVRTPTGWSIREKRIDLLNAPRALPAIQLFI; this is translated from the coding sequence ATGACGGACCCACGCGATTTCGTCGCCCACGAGGCGGCGCTGCTCGACGAGCGGCGCCTTGATGACTGGCTGGCCCTGTTCGCTGAAGACGGCCACTACTGGGTGCCGCTGCTCGGCGCGGCGCAGGCCGATCCGTTCTCGCACAACTCGCTGGCCTATGAAGACCGGCTGCTGCTGCAGCTGCGCGTCGACCGCCTCAAGAACCCGCGCGCGCATTCGCAGCATCCTGCGAGCCACAGCCAGCATGTGCTGCAGCCCTCGCGCATCGAGCGCGAGGAGGGCGATGAGGCATGGCTGCGCACGCCGTTCCTCTACGTCGAGGCGCGCGGCGAAAACCAGATCCTGTTGAGCGGCACCGCCCGCCATCACCTCGTGCGCACTCCCACCGGCTGGTCGATCCGCGAGAAGCGCATCGACCTGCTCAACGCCCCGCGCGCGTTGCCGGCCATCCAGTTGTTCATCTGA
- a CDS encoding aromatic ring-hydroxylating dioxygenase subunit alpha, translated as MTIYRNRPDLVAALVQDDRVHRDLYLSEELFALEQENLFANTWVFLGHASQVPEAGDFVTQDIAGRPLMMVRQPDGDVHVLYNRCAHKGTQLVTDESGNTGRFFRCPYHAWTYKLDGAPLGLPLKNGYEGTQLKACESGQGLSVVKHVKVYRDFVFVRLSDTGPSFEDYFGEVLGAIDNMVDRSPEGKLTVGGGVLRNVVHCNWKMYLENINDTVHPMSTHESATKAAEALWEGHAPTDPKPMAMEQILPFGSGYEFFDKMGGRVFANGHSVLGVNFSIHSNYAQLPEYEAAMRAAHGEARATEILQRSPQNSVFYPSLSVKGSPQAIRVIRPLAANRTLIEAWSFRAAGAPALLFERAMSYNRLVFSPMSVVAHDDVHLFESIQQGLRAGGNEWVSLHRNYDPAETQQATVTTNGTNELLMRNQFRAWAKSMAAGMEAAA; from the coding sequence ATGACCATCTATCGCAACCGCCCCGATCTCGTCGCGGCGCTGGTGCAGGACGACCGGGTGCACCGCGACCTGTACCTCAGCGAAGAGCTTTTCGCGCTGGAACAGGAGAACCTGTTCGCCAACACCTGGGTCTTCCTCGGCCACGCGAGCCAGGTGCCCGAGGCCGGCGACTTCGTCACGCAGGACATTGCGGGACGGCCGCTGATGATGGTGCGCCAGCCCGATGGCGATGTGCACGTGCTCTACAACCGCTGCGCCCACAAGGGCACGCAGCTGGTGACGGACGAAAGCGGCAACACCGGCCGGTTCTTCCGCTGCCCGTACCACGCGTGGACCTACAAGCTCGACGGCGCGCCGCTCGGGCTGCCGCTGAAGAACGGCTACGAGGGCACGCAGCTCAAGGCCTGCGAATCGGGGCAGGGGCTCTCGGTGGTGAAGCACGTGAAGGTGTACCGCGACTTCGTATTCGTGCGGTTGTCGGACACTGGGCCTTCGTTCGAGGACTACTTCGGCGAGGTGCTGGGCGCCATCGACAACATGGTCGACCGCTCGCCCGAGGGCAAGCTGACCGTGGGTGGCGGCGTGCTGCGCAACGTCGTCCACTGCAACTGGAAGATGTACCTGGAGAACATCAACGACACGGTGCATCCAATGTCGACGCACGAATCGGCCACCAAGGCGGCCGAGGCGCTGTGGGAAGGCCATGCGCCCACGGACCCCAAGCCGATGGCGATGGAGCAGATATTGCCCTTCGGCTCGGGCTACGAATTCTTCGACAAGATGGGTGGGCGGGTGTTCGCCAACGGGCACAGCGTGCTGGGGGTGAACTTCAGCATCCACTCCAACTACGCGCAGCTGCCTGAGTACGAAGCCGCGATGCGCGCCGCGCACGGTGAGGCACGGGCTACCGAGATATTGCAGCGCTCGCCGCAGAACTCAGTCTTCTATCCGAGCCTGTCGGTCAAGGGCTCGCCGCAGGCCATTCGCGTGATTCGCCCGCTGGCGGCCAACCGCACGCTGATCGAAGCCTGGAGCTTCCGTGCGGCGGGTGCGCCAGCACTGCTGTTCGAGCGTGCCATGAGCTACAACCGCCTCGTGTTCTCGCCGATGTCGGTGGTCGCGCACGACGACGTGCATCTGTTCGAGAGCATCCAGCAAGGCCTGCGCGCAGGCGGCAACGAGTGGGTGAGCCTGCACCGCAACTACGACCCAGCCGAGACGCAGCAAGCCACGGTCACCACCAACGGCACCAACGAGCTGCTGATGCGCAACCAGTTCCGCGCCTGGGCGAAGTCCATGGCGGCGGGCATGGAGGCTGCGGCATGA
- a CDS encoding ABC transporter substrate-binding protein, with product MKKKYTHILSATVLALAASQTLAADLKIGFISSLSGPVAALGIPYEKGIRAAIAEHPEIAGRKVQLIVLDDASDPTTAGRNARKLVTEDKVDVLIGTSGVPGAMAIAAVAKELNTPLISPTPVTIAGPEGAWTVTVSQPFPLMVAGVVERMKKSGVKTVAFIGFSDALGDLAYDSLVKSADAAGITVVANERYARSDSSVAGQVLKIVASRPDAVFAGNSGTPGALPYIALAERGYKGKIYGTHGLINADFVRVGGASIEGLQVPSGPVLVADQLPDSNPIKKVSMGFRNAYQKVNGAVPTDAFSSYTYDAYLLLADAASRAKGEPGTPQYRTALRDAIVSTKELVGTHGIYTFKPDDRYGSDQRGVVIVQMTKGQWKLVP from the coding sequence ATGAAGAAAAAATACACCCACATTCTTAGCGCCACGGTGCTTGCCCTGGCGGCCTCACAGACCCTGGCGGCCGACCTGAAGATCGGCTTCATCAGTTCGCTGTCGGGCCCGGTGGCCGCACTTGGCATTCCATACGAGAAGGGCATCCGCGCCGCGATTGCCGAACATCCCGAGATCGCTGGTCGCAAGGTCCAGCTGATCGTGCTCGACGACGCCTCGGACCCCACCACCGCCGGCCGCAACGCACGCAAGCTGGTGACAGAAGACAAGGTCGACGTGCTCATCGGAACCTCCGGTGTGCCAGGCGCCATGGCCATCGCCGCGGTGGCCAAGGAACTGAATACGCCGCTGATCTCGCCTACGCCGGTCACCATCGCCGGCCCCGAGGGCGCGTGGACGGTGACGGTGTCGCAGCCGTTCCCGCTCATGGTCGCTGGCGTGGTCGAGCGTATGAAGAAATCGGGCGTGAAGACGGTGGCCTTCATCGGCTTCTCGGATGCGCTGGGTGACCTGGCCTACGACTCACTCGTGAAGAGCGCCGACGCCGCTGGCATCACGGTGGTGGCGAACGAGCGCTATGCGCGCAGCGATTCGTCCGTGGCCGGGCAGGTGCTGAAGATCGTCGCGTCGCGGCCTGATGCTGTGTTCGCGGGCAACTCGGGCACGCCCGGCGCGCTGCCCTACATCGCGCTGGCCGAGCGTGGCTACAAGGGCAAGATCTACGGCACGCACGGCCTCATCAACGCCGACTTCGTGCGCGTGGGCGGCGCTTCCATCGAAGGCCTGCAGGTGCCCAGCGGCCCGGTGCTGGTGGCCGACCAACTGCCCGACAGCAACCCGATCAAGAAGGTGTCGATGGGCTTTCGCAACGCCTACCAGAAGGTCAACGGTGCGGTGCCGACGGATGCTTTCTCGTCTTACACCTACGACGCCTACCTGCTGCTGGCCGATGCGGCATCGCGCGCCAAGGGCGAGCCGGGCACGCCGCAGTACCGCACGGCGCTGCGCGATGCCATCGTGAGCACGAAGGAGCTGGTGGGCACGCATGGCATTTACACCTTCAAGCCCGACGATCGCTATGGCTCCGACCAGCGCGGCGTTGTCATCGTGCAGATGACAAAGGGCCAGTGGAAGCTGGTTCCGTAG
- a CDS encoding ABC transporter substrate-binding protein translates to MKVLNRIRTLAAIAAGLGALSAAGAWAADLKVGFITSMSGPVSSLGIPYDKGMKAAVAYKSEVGGRKVQVIQLDDASDPSTAARNARKLIEEDKVDVIIGTAGAPGSLAIAGVARETKTPLISIANADLAGEEGAWMVTLPQPAPLMMGAMVEKMKQAGVKTVAYIGYSDAWGDLVYDALMKSAPTAGIKVVSNERYARSDSSVAGQVLKIVALRPDAVITGASGTPGALPYLALTERGYKGKIYGMHSLINPDFIRVGGPSVEGLLAPTGPVVVAEQLPDNNPMKKIAMDFRAAYQKANGAAPTDTFSAYSFDAWLIYLDAAQRALASKAEPGTPQFRLALRDAIVSTKELVGTHSVYNFKPTDRYGSDDRSRVVVKLEKGQWKLVP, encoded by the coding sequence ATGAAAGTCCTGAACCGAATTCGCACACTCGCGGCCATTGCCGCGGGCCTTGGCGCGCTGAGCGCCGCGGGCGCGTGGGCCGCCGATCTCAAGGTCGGCTTCATCACTTCGATGTCGGGGCCGGTGTCGTCGCTTGGCATTCCGTACGACAAGGGCATGAAGGCGGCAGTCGCCTACAAGTCGGAGGTGGGCGGCCGCAAGGTCCAGGTGATCCAGCTCGACGATGCGTCCGACCCGTCCACGGCGGCGCGCAATGCGCGCAAGCTGATCGAGGAGGACAAGGTCGACGTCATCATCGGCACGGCCGGAGCACCAGGCTCGCTGGCCATTGCCGGTGTGGCGCGTGAAACCAAGACCCCGCTGATCTCCATCGCCAATGCCGACCTGGCAGGCGAAGAAGGCGCATGGATGGTGACGCTGCCGCAGCCCGCGCCACTGATGATGGGCGCAATGGTCGAGAAGATGAAGCAGGCCGGCGTGAAGACGGTTGCCTACATCGGCTACTCCGACGCCTGGGGCGACCTGGTGTATGACGCGCTCATGAAGTCGGCGCCAACGGCAGGCATCAAGGTGGTGTCGAACGAGCGTTATGCGCGCAGCGATTCGTCGGTGGCCGGCCAGGTGCTGAAGATCGTGGCGCTGCGGCCCGACGCGGTGATCACCGGTGCCTCGGGCACGCCAGGTGCGTTGCCGTACCTCGCGCTGACCGAGCGCGGCTACAAGGGAAAGATCTACGGCATGCATTCGCTGATCAACCCCGACTTCATTCGCGTTGGTGGTCCGTCGGTCGAAGGCCTGCTGGCGCCCACGGGCCCGGTGGTGGTGGCCGAACAGCTGCCCGACAACAACCCGATGAAGAAGATCGCGATGGACTTCCGCGCTGCCTACCAGAAGGCCAACGGCGCGGCGCCCACGGACACCTTCTCTGCCTACAGCTTCGATGCGTGGCTGATTTACCTCGACGCTGCGCAGCGCGCGCTGGCCAGCAAGGCCGAGCCCGGCACGCCGCAATTCCGGCTGGCGCTGCGCGATGCCATCGTCAGCACCAAGGAGTTGGTGGGTACGCATTCGGTCTACAACTTCAAGCCCACTGATCGCTATGGCTCGGACGACCGCTCGCGCGTCGTCGTGAAGCTCGAAAAGGGTCAATGGAAGCTGGTGCCCTGA
- a CDS encoding SDR family oxidoreductase yields the protein MSAAPKVVAVTGGSAGIGKAICEDLLAQGYEVVSLARRKAEIDHPKLHSIEVDLSDRAATGEAVRELVERFAPTTIVHNAGVIRAALLPEVKLDDLDALVDLHLGCAIQLVQGALPAMRAQRFGRVVLLSSRAALGLATRTSYSATKAGMLGMARTWALELAADGITVNVVAPGPIRTDMFYDVVEAGSEKERALAASVPVKRLGESADVARAVRFFADAENSFVTGQVLYVCGGTSVGSLAL from the coding sequence ATGAGCGCGGCGCCCAAGGTCGTGGCCGTCACCGGCGGCAGCGCCGGCATCGGCAAGGCGATCTGCGAAGACCTACTCGCGCAGGGCTACGAGGTGGTGTCGCTCGCGCGCCGCAAGGCCGAAATCGACCATCCGAAGCTGCACAGCATCGAGGTCGACCTGAGCGACCGCGCCGCCACGGGCGAGGCGGTGCGCGAACTGGTCGAACGCTTCGCGCCGACCACCATCGTCCACAACGCAGGCGTCATCCGCGCCGCGCTGTTGCCCGAAGTGAAGCTCGACGACCTGGACGCACTGGTCGACCTGCACCTGGGCTGTGCGATACAGCTCGTGCAAGGTGCGCTACCCGCGATGCGTGCGCAGCGCTTCGGCCGCGTGGTGCTGCTGTCGTCACGCGCCGCGCTGGGGCTGGCCACGCGCACCAGCTACTCGGCCACCAAGGCCGGCATGCTGGGCATGGCGCGCACCTGGGCGCTGGAGCTTGCCGCTGACGGCATCACGGTGAACGTGGTGGCGCCGGGGCCGATCCGTACCGACATGTTCTACGACGTGGTCGAGGCCGGCAGCGAGAAGGAACGAGCGCTTGCAGCCTCGGTGCCGGTCAAGCGCCTCGGCGAATCGGCCGATGTGGCACGCGCCGTGCGTTTCTTCGCCGATGCCGAGAACAGCTTCGTCACGGGACAGGTGCTGTATGTGTGCGGCGGCACCAGCGTCGGAAGTCTCGCCCTCTGA
- a CDS encoding cyclase family protein — protein MTTTTELMSAAEILGGLVTAMASGRIRVIDLTQTLTPEFPQIALPPEMGQCWPFRIEEVSKYDERGPGWYWNNFSCGEHTGTHFDAPIHWISGRDLPNNSVDTIPVQHFVAPACVIDCSADVQSNDDYLLSVADIERYEAAHGRIPKGAWVLMRTDWSKRSDPEAYQNFDETGQHTPGPSTEAVRFLVEQRDVLGFGSEAIGTDAGQGYHLRPPYPCHYYMHGAGRYGLQCLSNLDLLPPAGAVLICPPLKIEKGSGSPLRVLALVGASA, from the coding sequence ATGACCACGACAACCGAATTGATGTCCGCCGCCGAAATTCTCGGCGGCCTCGTGACCGCGATGGCCAGTGGCCGCATCCGCGTGATCGACCTCACGCAGACGCTCACGCCCGAGTTCCCGCAGATCGCGCTGCCGCCCGAGATGGGCCAATGCTGGCCCTTCCGCATCGAGGAAGTGTCGAAGTACGACGAGCGCGGCCCGGGCTGGTACTGGAACAACTTTTCCTGCGGCGAGCATACCGGCACGCACTTCGACGCACCGATCCACTGGATCTCGGGCCGCGACCTGCCGAACAACTCGGTCGACACCATTCCCGTGCAGCACTTCGTGGCACCGGCCTGCGTGATCGATTGCTCGGCCGATGTGCAGTCGAACGACGACTACTTGCTGAGCGTGGCCGACATCGAGCGCTACGAGGCGGCGCATGGCCGCATCCCGAAGGGCGCGTGGGTGCTGATGCGCACCGACTGGTCCAAGCGCAGCGACCCTGAGGCGTACCAGAACTTCGACGAAACGGGCCAGCACACGCCGGGCCCGAGCACAGAGGCCGTGCGCTTCCTGGTCGAGCAGCGCGACGTGCTGGGCTTCGGCTCCGAAGCCATCGGCACCGACGCTGGGCAGGGTTATCACCTGCGGCCACCGTACCCGTGCCACTACTACATGCACGGCGCGGGCCGCTACGGGCTGCAGTGCCTGAGCAATCTCGACCTGCTGCCACCGGCCGGTGCGGTGCTGATCTGCCCGCCGCTGAAGATCGAGAAGGGCAGCGGAAGCCCGCTGCGCGTGCTGGCACTGGTGGGGGCCTCGGCATGA
- a CDS encoding SDR family NAD(P)-dependent oxidoreductase — MTMPMMRPPRKNPVLRTRQMNLPPGARGRVALGLTAAAAEGRFELQTCEDCGTVQYPPREVCHKCLSAALRWRQQSGEGELLGSTTLHHSNDLFFRERLPWRLGLVHLDAGPTLMVHLHGEVGDAPQRVRVGARLDRAGQAVLIGFPNEGSAHMADDKMLREMTSDPKFRKALVTDGKTETGQAIVRALVKAGADIVWVGHAEPWKKMGDGLDDISALPQVTLVPLDLTNGRQVTELAGSIGGKVDIVINNAEVHRTFGIGARRGTDVAKAEMDINYFGLLRLAQEFGPALKGRSADGATGATAWVNLLSIYALSNFPPHGTFSASKAAAHSLAQCLRAEMRPAGIRVINVFPGPIDDEWNQHTPPPKLAPTALANAIVKALRDGVEDVYPGDVAQEWLERWRDNPKVLERELAAGG, encoded by the coding sequence ATGACCATGCCGATGATGCGCCCCCCGCGCAAGAACCCTGTACTGCGCACCCGGCAGATGAACCTGCCGCCCGGCGCGCGCGGCCGCGTGGCGCTCGGCCTCACGGCTGCTGCCGCCGAAGGCCGCTTCGAGCTGCAGACCTGCGAAGACTGCGGCACGGTGCAGTACCCGCCGCGCGAGGTTTGCCACAAATGCCTCTCGGCTGCGCTGCGCTGGCGCCAGCAGAGCGGCGAGGGCGAACTGCTCGGCAGCACCACGCTGCACCACAGCAACGACCTGTTCTTCCGCGAGCGGCTGCCCTGGCGGCTGGGCCTGGTGCATCTCGATGCCGGCCCGACGCTCATGGTCCACCTGCATGGCGAAGTCGGCGATGCGCCGCAACGCGTGCGTGTCGGCGCCCGGCTCGACCGCGCGGGGCAGGCCGTTCTCATTGGTTTTCCGAATGAAGGGAGTGCCCATATGGCCGACGACAAGATGCTTCGCGAAATGACCAGCGACCCGAAGTTCCGCAAGGCACTGGTGACCGACGGCAAGACCGAGACCGGCCAGGCCATCGTGCGCGCGCTGGTGAAGGCTGGCGCAGACATCGTCTGGGTCGGCCATGCCGAGCCGTGGAAGAAGATGGGCGACGGGCTCGACGACATCTCGGCGCTGCCGCAGGTCACGCTCGTGCCGCTGGACCTGACCAACGGACGCCAGGTGACCGAGCTTGCGGGCTCCATCGGCGGCAAGGTCGATATCGTGATCAACAACGCCGAGGTGCATCGCACCTTCGGCATCGGCGCGCGGCGCGGCACCGACGTGGCCAAGGCCGAGATGGACATCAACTACTTCGGCCTGCTTCGTCTGGCGCAGGAGTTCGGCCCTGCGCTGAAGGGCCGCTCGGCCGACGGCGCAACCGGCGCGACAGCATGGGTCAACCTGCTGTCGATCTACGCGCTCAGCAACTTCCCGCCGCACGGCACCTTCAGCGCGTCGAAGGCCGCTGCGCATTCGCTCGCGCAGTGCCTGCGTGCCGAGATGCGGCCGGCCGGCATCCGCGTGATCAACGTGTTCCCGGGGCCCATCGACGACGAATGGAACCAGCACACGCCACCACCCAAGCTCGCACCCACTGCGCTGGCCAATGCCATCGTGAAGGCGTTGCGCGACGGTGTGGAAGACGTCTACCCCGGTGATGTGGCGCAGGAGTGGTTGGAGCGCTGGCGCGACAACCCCAAGGTGCTCGAGCGCGAGCTCGCGGCCGGCGGCTGA
- a CDS encoding thiolase family protein: MTTKRRLSYEGVAVAVPVTVPYVRYSTRTAHWFIGQAIEALVDASGVAKEQIDGLCLSSFSLAPDTAVGVTQHLGLSPRWLDHVPTGGASGVMCLRRAARAVQAGDADIVACVGADTNHVDSFRQTLGSFSNFARDASYPYGSGGPNSIFAFITANYMRTYGAKREDFGRICVDQRTNALGNPNAMFKKGLTLDEYMAARPISDPIHLFDCVMPCAGADAFLVMSEERARDLGLAHVVIRGAIERHNAYAEDPVMVQGGWRKDRDDLYAQAGIQPAELDFVQTYDDYPVIVMMQFEDLGFCEKGEGAAFVQANTMTFDGSFPNNTSGGQLSAGQAGAAGGFLGMVEAIRQLTDQAGPRTVPDAQLGLVAGFGMVTYDRCLCTGAVILGRPE; this comes from the coding sequence ATGACGACGAAACGACGGCTCTCCTACGAAGGCGTCGCGGTCGCGGTGCCCGTGACCGTGCCCTACGTGCGCTATTCCACGCGCACCGCGCACTGGTTCATCGGCCAGGCCATCGAGGCGCTGGTCGATGCCAGCGGCGTGGCCAAGGAGCAGATCGACGGCCTGTGCCTCAGCAGCTTCTCGCTCGCGCCCGACACGGCCGTGGGCGTCACGCAGCACCTGGGTCTGTCGCCGCGCTGGCTCGACCATGTGCCCACTGGCGGTGCATCGGGCGTGATGTGCCTGCGCCGCGCAGCGCGAGCGGTGCAGGCGGGCGATGCCGACATCGTGGCCTGCGTGGGCGCCGACACCAACCACGTCGACTCCTTCCGCCAGACGCTGGGCAGCTTCAGCAACTTCGCGCGCGACGCAAGCTACCCCTACGGCTCGGGCGGCCCGAACTCGATCTTCGCGTTCATCACCGCCAACTACATGCGCACCTACGGCGCGAAGCGCGAAGACTTCGGCCGCATCTGCGTGGACCAACGCACCAACGCGCTGGGCAACCCGAACGCGATGTTCAAGAAGGGCCTGACCCTCGACGAGTACATGGCCGCGCGGCCCATCTCCGACCCCATCCACCTGTTCGACTGCGTGATGCCCTGCGCGGGCGCCGATGCCTTCCTGGTGATGAGCGAGGAGCGCGCACGCGACCTGGGCCTGGCGCACGTGGTGATCCGCGGCGCCATCGAACGCCACAACGCCTACGCCGAAGACCCGGTGATGGTGCAGGGCGGATGGCGCAAGGACCGCGACGACCTGTATGCGCAAGCCGGCATCCAGCCCGCCGAGCTCGACTTCGTGCAGACCTACGACGACTACCCCGTCATCGTGATGATGCAGTTCGAAGACCTGGGCTTCTGCGAGAAGGGCGAGGGCGCGGCCTTCGTGCAGGCCAACACCATGACCTTCGACGGCAGCTTTCCGAACAACACCAGCGGCGGGCAGCTCTCGGCGGGGCAGGCCGGTGCGGCGGGTGGCTTCCTCGGCATGGTCGAGGCGATCCGCCAACTGACCGATCAGGCGGGCCCACGCACCGTGCCCGACGCTCAACTGGGCCTCGTCGCCGGCTTCGGCATGGTGACCTACGACCGCTGCCTGTGCACAGGCGCGGTCATCCTGGGGAGACCGGAATGA
- a CDS encoding AMP-binding protein: MPHATVHQVFAATAARTPQAEFLFTESVTAAAYGIEAGAIRWGDAAAQIERLRAAYAQAGYGHGHRVGLLLENRPAFIFHWLALNALGVSVVPINAEMRSAELVYLIGHSEIGLAVTLPARAADLRAAAAQAGVAFETMGPDDAVPPAKTAAPRAHEAVGTDTECGLLYTSGTTGRPKGCILSNAYFLRAGEWYASLDGVCSIRPDAERVITPLPLNHMNAMAFSTMVVLVAGGCLVQLDRFHPKTWLASAKESGATIVHYLGVMPAMLLSAPASAADRDHAIRWGFGAGVDRKNHAPFEERFGFPLVEAWAMTETGAAACIMANREPRLVGTSCFGRQEDFVEIRLMGEDGSDVGVDAPGELLVRSAGNDPKRYFFSGYLKDEEATREAWADGWFHTGDLVRRDAEGNFFFVDRKKNVIRRSGENISAVEVESVLNQHPAVKTSAVAATPDAVRGDEVLACIVMREGVDASQRSQIAASIVEHALAQLAYYKAPGYVAFVDALPLTPSQKIQRGQLREMAQSLPGQGHCVDTRAMKKRQA; encoded by the coding sequence ATGCCACACGCCACCGTCCATCAAGTCTTTGCGGCCACCGCTGCGCGCACGCCGCAAGCCGAATTCCTGTTCACCGAATCGGTGACTGCGGCCGCCTATGGCATCGAAGCGGGCGCCATCCGCTGGGGCGATGCTGCCGCACAGATCGAACGCCTGCGCGCAGCCTACGCGCAAGCCGGCTACGGCCACGGCCATCGCGTCGGCCTGCTGCTGGAGAACCGGCCCGCCTTCATCTTCCACTGGCTCGCGCTGAACGCACTGGGCGTGAGCGTGGTGCCGATCAATGCGGAGATGCGCTCGGCCGAGCTGGTCTACCTGATCGGCCACAGCGAGATCGGCCTGGCCGTGACGCTGCCGGCGCGCGCGGCCGACCTGCGTGCCGCGGCAGCGCAGGCGGGCGTGGCTTTCGAGACGATGGGACCTGATGACGCAGTGCCGCCAGCGAAGACCGCCGCGCCGCGCGCCCATGAGGCAGTCGGTACCGACACCGAATGCGGCCTGCTCTACACCTCGGGCACCACGGGTCGCCCCAAGGGCTGCATCCTGAGCAACGCCTACTTCCTGCGCGCGGGGGAGTGGTATGCGTCGCTCGATGGCGTCTGCAGCATCCGGCCCGATGCCGAGCGCGTCATCACGCCACTGCCGCTGAACCACATGAACGCGATGGCCTTCTCCACCATGGTGGTGCTGGTTGCGGGCGGTTGCCTGGTGCAGCTTGATCGCTTCCATCCGAAGACCTGGCTGGCGAGCGCGAAGGAGAGCGGCGCGACCATCGTGCATTACCTGGGCGTGATGCCGGCCATGCTGCTGTCCGCGCCCGCATCGGCGGCCGACCGCGACCACGCCATCCGCTGGGGCTTCGGCGCCGGCGTTGACCGCAAGAACCATGCGCCTTTCGAAGAGCGCTTCGGCTTCCCGCTGGTCGAGGCCTGGGCCATGACAGAGACCGGCGCGGCCGCCTGCATCATGGCCAACCGCGAGCCGCGTCTCGTGGGCACCAGCTGCTTCGGACGGCAGGAAGACTTCGTAGAGATTCGCCTCATGGGTGAGGATGGCAGCGACGTCGGCGTCGATGCACCGGGCGAGTTGCTGGTGCGTTCGGCCGGCAACGACCCGAAGCGCTATTTCTTCTCCGGCTACCTGAAGGACGAGGAAGCCACGCGCGAAGCCTGGGCCGACGGCTGGTTCCACACCGGCGACCTGGTGCGCCGCGACGCCGAGGGCAACTTCTTCTTCGTCGACCGCAAGAAGAACGTGATCCGCCGCAGCGGCGAGAACATCTCCGCCGTCGAGGTCGAGAGCGTGCTCAATCAGCACCCGGCAGTGAAGACCTCAGCCGTGGCAGCCACGCCCGACGCGGTGCGCGGCGACGAAGTGTTGGCCTGCATCGTGATGCGCGAAGGCGTCGATGCCTCGCAGCGCTCGCAGATCGCCGCCAGCATCGTCGAACACGCACTGGCCCAGCTGGCGTACTACAAGGCGCCTGGCTACGTGGCCTTCGTCGATGCGCTGCCACTCACGCCTTCGCAGAAGATCCAGCGCGGGCAACTCCGCGAGATGGCGCAGTCGCTGCCGGGCCAGGGCCACTGCGTCGACACACGCGCCATGAAGAAGAGGCAGGCATGA
- a CDS encoding aromatic-ring-hydroxylating dioxygenase subunit beta, with protein sequence MAGTEVTRQDLIDFVVNEAHLLDTRHYEEWNALFTDDAFYWVPLVPDQEDGLNHTSHLYEDKLLRDLRIERLKSPRAFSQQPPSRCHHLLQVPVVEQFDAEANRYVVRTGFHYTESQGDELQFYVGTFFHHLTVQDGALRMTLKRVNLLNCDAALPAVQLFI encoded by the coding sequence ATGGCCGGCACCGAAGTCACTCGCCAGGACCTGATCGACTTCGTCGTGAACGAAGCGCACTTGCTCGACACGCGCCACTACGAAGAATGGAACGCGCTCTTCACCGACGATGCGTTCTACTGGGTGCCGCTCGTGCCCGACCAGGAAGACGGCCTCAACCACACTTCGCACCTGTACGAAGACAAGCTGCTGCGCGACCTGCGCATCGAGCGCCTCAAGAGTCCGCGTGCCTTCTCTCAGCAACCGCCGAGCCGCTGCCACCACCTGCTGCAAGTGCCGGTGGTCGAGCAGTTCGATGCCGAGGCCAATCGCTATGTGGTGCGCACCGGGTTCCACTACACCGAATCGCAGGGCGATGAACTGCAGTTCTATGTCGGCACCTTCTTCCACCACCTAACGGTGCAGGACGGCGCGCTGCGCATGACGCTCAAGCGCGTCAACCTGCTCAACTGCGACGCGGCCCTGCCGGCCGTGCAGCTCTTCATCTGA